The Acetobacter sp. DNA window CCCAAGCCAAAACAGGACAAACCCAAAAAGCACTACCCAACCGAGAAATACCGATTTCATATTCGTCGTCTTACTTTCAAAAAAACAGTTATTCCAAAGTTGCAATGCGCCGACATGAATACGGCACAGTACAGGCAGCATCAGATACATTTTCTTCCTGAAAGCTATCATTGAAATTGCCAACCTGAAAATTACGGTCTGCCACTCGGAGGCATGACTGATGGTTGGCTTTATGTCCTGATTATTCCATGATCCATCACCATATCTCCTCCATCCCATCGTCCTTTCAACAGGATACCGATCAGATGAACAAACATGCCCACATCGCGCTTGAGTCGCTTCTGTCCCGCTCTTCCACGGATGCCCTGACCAAGCCCGCCCCCAAGGGTGAGGAACTGGAGACCATCCTCTCCGCCGTGATGCGCGCGCCTGACCACGGCAAGCTGCGTCCCTGGCGGCTGGTGGTCGTGAAGGGCGATGCCCGTGTCAAACTCGCGGAAAGGATCGTGGAGAGCATGAAACGGCTGCATGCGGAACCGGACCCAAAGAAGCTGGAAAAGCGCTACAATAGATTTTCCACCATGCCGATGACCATCGTTCTGGGCATGCATCTGCGTCCTGATGACAAGATTCCCCTGCTTGAGCAGGAGCTTGCAGTCGGCGCCGCCGGTATGAATCTTCTGAACGCCCTTCATGCCGCCGGATATGGAGCCGTCTGGGTGTCCGGCGATGTCGCGTACGATCCTGTTCTGGCCGAAGAGTTGGGGCTCCCGGCGCCTCACGCGCTCGCAGGCTTCTTCTTTGTCGGTACACCGGAGAAGAAAGACCACGAAACCAAACGCCGCCCCGTCGCGCCCTACGTGGCCGAATGGACCGGCGAGCCGGTTTCCTTCGACGCTGACAAGGATTAAGAGCGGGTGTCATGAGCACCTTTCCCGATCACGACATGACCCCGGACCACGACGTCACCATCATTGGAGGCGGCCCGGTCGGGCTTGCCGCAGCACTGGCGCTGGATGCCGCCGGTCTCTCGGTGGCCGTTCTGGAGCGTGCTCCAGATGCGGCCTGGGCAGAACCGGCATTCGATGGTCGGGAAATCGCTCTGACCTACCACGCGCGGGCGCTGCTCGAACGGCTGGGCGCATGGCGGCACATTCCGGAAACGGTGATCTGCCCACTGAACGAGGCCCGTATCGAGACTGGCCGGGGCAATCACCCCCTGATCTTTGAAGCGGATCGCCCTGCCGGAACGAAGGAAGCGCCCCTCGGCTGGCTGGTATCGAACAACATGATCCGCCGCGCCCTGCATGCCGAAGCCTCGGGACAGTCGGGAATTACCCTTCTGCCGGACGTCAGCGTCGAGACCGTGCGGCAGGACACGATGACGGCGGTGGTCCACTGTCAGGGCGCGCAGCCGCGTCGGCTGCGGACACGGCTGGTCATCGCCGCCGATGGCCGTTTTTCCCCCACACGGCGGCGGGCCGGGATCGGAGCCGTGATCCACGACTTCGAACGGATGATGATGGTCTGCCGCATGGCGCATGACCTACCGCACCATAACGTCGCGCTTCAGTGGTTCGCCGAGGGGCAGACCATCGCGCTTCTGCCGGTGAACGGACATGCCTCATCGCTGGTCCTGACGCTTCCCCCTGCCGATATCCAGCGCCTGATGCACACTGGACAGGATGCCTTCAACGCCGAGATCATGGAGCGTGTCGGCAACCGGCTGGGCGCCATGCGGCTGGTCAGCACGCGCCACGCCTATCCGCTCAAATGCGTCTACGCCCACCGCTTTACCGCCAGACGGCTGGCGCTGCTTGGCGACGCGGCGGTCGGGATGCACCCGATCACGGCGCATGGCTTCAATCTTGGCCTGCGTGGCGCGGAAGTTCTGGCCAGCGAAGTGGAGGCGGCTTTCTCGCACGGTCAGGATATCGGATCAGCGGCGGTGCTGCGTCGTTTTGAAAAGAAACACCGCGCCGCCACGATGCCGCTCTTTGCCGCCACGAACGGCATTGCGACGCTTTATACACATGACGCCGCGCCGTTCCGTCTGCTCCGCAGCCTTGGTCTGCGGGTCGCGGATGCTCTTCCTCCCTTGAAGTCAGCCGTCACCGGCATGCTGATGGACCGTTCTCCCGCAGCCTGACGCGCGGTGAAGCGGACAGACGACTCCTGTCCGAAGAAACTGTTTGTCAATTTTTACACGGCAGGGTGTCTTCAGAAGGAGACGTCTGCCGCATGGACAACACGACCTATATCGCGCTGTCACGCATGGACGCTGAGCAACGCGCCATGAGTGTGCTCGCGAACAATATCGCAAACGGCTCAACCGCCGGATTCAAGTCGGGCCATGTCCAGTTCGCTGATTACCTTTCCAAGCTGAAAGGTGGTTCGCATGCTCCGGGCGAGAACCCGGAAGTTTATGTGCAGGACCGCGCGACCTATCGGGATTTCACGCAGGGCGCTCTCCAGCAGACCGGGAATGCACTCGATATCGCCATCACCGGCGAAGGTTTCTTTTCCGTCATGACGCCACAAGGCGTGCGCCTGACCCGCAACGGTCGCTTTCAGCGCCTGTCGGACGGAAGCGTCACGGATGCTGCCGGTCACGCCCTGCTGGACCGCACGGGGCAGCCCATCATGCTGCGTCCTCAGGACCGCACCATCAGCATTTCCTCCGACGGCACCCTGTCCACGGAAAACGGCGTGGCGGCGGAAATAGGGCTCGTGCGGGTGGCCAGTAATTACGACCTGCACGGAGAAGGCAACGAGCTTTTCCGTGCAGGCACTCCGACGACACAGATGGATGTCAAGGAACTCCGGCAGGGCATGCTGGAGGGCAGCAACGTCAACATGATGACCGAGACGACAAATCTTATCGAGCTCCAACGTGATTTCCAGATTACGGCCAATCTTGTCGAGAATGAAGCGACCCGTCGCCAGAACGCGATCGACAAGATCACCCAGACCCAGTCCTGACCTGTTTCTTCATCCGATCTGACACAAACGAAAGCTTACCGACATGATGCGTTCTCTCGACATTGCCGGAACCGGCATGCAGGCCCAGCAGACGAATGTGGAGGTCATCGCCAACAATATCGCCAACATGACGACGACCGGCTTCAAACGTCGTCGTCCGGAATTTCAGGATCTGATCTATCAGGACATCCGGCGCGTCGGCACGATGAGCTCTGACAGCGGCACCCTGGTTCCCGCCGGCGCTCAGGTCGGTCTTGGCGTTCGCACCGCAGGCATTTACCGAATCAACGTGCAGGGCACACTGGAGCAGACGAACAACAGTCTGGATCTCGCCATTGAGGGGCCGGGTTATTTTCAGGTCACCCTGCCCTCAGGTGAATACGCCTATACACGTGACGGCACGTTCTCCCTGTCAGACACAGGCCAGATCGTGACGGCGGACGGTTATCCGGTCAGTCCCGGCATCACGGTCCCGAACAACGCCCAGACCGTCACGATCGACCAGACGGGTCAGGTGCAGGTGACAGTATCCGGCCAGACCCAGTCGACGGTTGTCGGCCAGCTCCAGATGGCCACTTTCCAGAACGAGAACGGTCTGGCCGCCATGGGTCAGAACCTGTTCACCGAGACACAGTCTTCGGGCAACGCGATTACCGGCACGGGCCAGAGCGTTGGCTTCGGTGATATCCGTCAGGGCTATGTCGAGGAATCCAACGTCAACGTGGTGACAGAGATCACGGATCTCATCACGGCCCAGCGCGCCTATGAAATGAACAGCAAGGTCATCACGGCATCCGATCAAATGCTCCAGACCCTGACAGGATTGAAATGAGGCGTATAGTCCATCGTTTTTTTGCGGCATGCATCGTGGGGGGCTGTCTGAATGCACCACCCTCGGATGCGGCAAGCCTCCGTCGGACAAGCGTGCTGCATCATTCCCAGGTGCGGCTTTCAGACCTTTTCAACGGGATCGCACCCGATCAGGACTGCGATCTTGGCCCCGCCCCCTTACCGGGACAGAGCCTGACCATCAGCGCTCCACAGTTGCAGGCCATCGCCCAGCAGTACGGCATTGACTGGCCTGACATATCCGATCTGGCGCAGGCCACCCTTACCCGCGCCAGCCATACCGTGTCGCGTGATGACATCATGCCCCTGATTGTTAACGGGCTGAAAGCACGAGGTGTCCCCGACAACGCCGCCATCGACATCAGCAGCTTTTCAGGCCCGGTCGTTGCGGCTGAACTGGCGAATAATCCGCAATTATCCAATATTGTTTACGACGCTTCGCATGGCAGGTTTTCAGCCTTTTTTTCCATTACATCCGATAGCGACACACAATCTTTCCGTGCGGATGGAACAGTCAGTTCCCGTGTTCAGGTTGTAACAGCACGCACCGACCTGCCCGCAGGCCAGATTATCGGACAGGCGGATATCGAAGTCGCAGAGGTCGATTCAAGATCCATGCCGGCGCGCGCCATTCAGGAGCCTGCCGACATTCTGGGCCAGTCCACACGACAGTCCATCCGCGCCCACACTCCTCTCACCTCCGATATGACATCCCGCGTCAACCTTATTGAAAAAGGGGCTCCGATCATCCTCGATGTTTCCTCATCCGGTCTGCATCTTACCGCATCAGGAGTAGCACTGGATTCCGGCGCTCAGGGAGAACGTATCCACGCGCTGAATCCGATATCGCGCATGATCGTCGTCGGCCAGATTATCGACAGGACACGTATTGAGGTAACGCCCGGGACCGCTCCAACTCCCGCCGACCCCAGAGATCTCCGTTCCGCCGGAGTTAAGGTGCCGAAAAATATCTAGAATTTTCCTGATTGGATCAGATTTTTTTCATGAAACGTTCTTTATTGCTTCTCTCGCTTCTCAACCTGTCAGCCTGCAACGGCGGAATTGGCAGCCTGAGCGAAATCGGCCATCCCCCGGCCATGACACGGACGCAGGACCCTACCCGCGATACGGCCTACAGGCCGGTCACAATGCCCATGCCTCCCCTGCAACCCCCTCCGGTTGAAGTCGCCAGTCTCTGGCGTCCGGGGAGCAGAGCTTTCTTCAAGGATCAGCGGGCGGCTCAGGTCGGCGATCTTGTGACGGTCATTGTTGATATCACTGACAACGCCACGATGGTTGATAACACCAGCGCAAGTGGTGGCGGCAATGAAAGCATGGGAATACCAAGCCTTTTTGGCTTCCATGGAAAAGCCATTTCACACATCACCAGTTCCAGCGCACTTTCAACGTCCAGCAGTAACAGCAACACAGCCACCGGACGAATCAGCAGAAATGAAACAGTGACCGTTCGAGTGGCAGGAACGATTACGCAGGTGCTTCCCAACGGCAATTTTGTCGTAGTGGGGCGTCAGGAGGTTCGTGTGAACAGTGAACTCCGCGAACTACAGGTAACGGGCGTTGTCCGTCCTCAGGATATCACCGCAGACAATACCGTTACCCACGACCGGATGGCAGAAGCCCGTATTTCCTATGGTGGACGCGGACAGCTTACCATTCTGCAAACACCGAGATATGGTCAGCAATTACTGGATGCTGTCGCACCGTTCTAAAAACACGCAGGAAATATCAGACCTGTTTATCCATCGGGATTGGGTAGACAGGCACAATCCGCTGATGAACACCATAGTTTCCAGTAATCATGAGGATGAGACACCGGCCTCCTACAGAGCGTTTTCGACGTAATCGTCGTTACCCTGTTGTAGACCGTGCTTTCGGTTGCTTGCACGCCGATCCACCGTCCACCATGTTACGCCGGAGAAGAAAACCCCAAGCATTCGACCGCTAGCCGGCGGTCATGCAACAGGAGCCACGACGTTGGCGCATTACCGCAGATCAGACGATAGCGTATCGGGCCATAAGTGCCAGCCCTCCTTCCGCCAATCAAGACGAAACAGATTGCTTTCAAGAGAGGAATCCCAAACGACCAACCAGCCAGATTACACCCTGAAATCTGCAAACATCCCATGCAGCACAAGAAAATCAAAATCTGGATTCCCCCGCACTGAAGAGCAATATTCCTGAAACAGTCTCTCAGCCTCAGTGCAGATATGTCTCTGTATTCTCAGTCTTCTGAGACGGGCCACCCCAGCACTTCAACCTGATCAAGATGAAAATAGTCATTCACTAGAGATGTAATACGGACCACACGCCCAACAAGTGGCTCTGACGCCTGCCACTCAAGAGGCATTCCATCAACGCCACCGATAATTCTGGCGTCCTGTTTTTCCAGAATGGTTTTCATGGAGCTTTCGTCCATTCCAACTTCAATACGAAGACGACTACAACGTTCAGAAGCAGAGTCGCAACGGTTGTACAGTCGGATGCTCTTGATCCTGCACGGCTCGCCCAGATCAACTTCCCACCAGGGATTCTGTTCCACATCCGTATGGAACTGGAACGTACCGGTAAGAATGCCGCTGGTGGCATTGGGCTTCTGATCCGGAATCCAAGGATGAAGCGAGCTTTGTCTTGTTTCTTTATCTATAGCAACATTTCTCAATGCAGTAGCATCGGCTTCATTTTCTTCGTTCTGCTTCTGCCACTGGAATGCTCCGACAACAACATGTCCGTGAGCACGGCTTCTATCGGCTCTCATCTTGTAATCAAATATCCGAAGAATCCCGTCAGCAATGCCGACAGGGTCGGACGCTATGCAGACGGCGGAGAACCCATGTGTCTGCCCCGGGTTTTTCTCTGGATCAATATCAACAATTCCGTTGTCGGGAACGCCGTAGTAATCAGCCTGCGCGTTATTTACCCGGTCAATCAGGGTAAAATTGCTGTAAATAGACATATTGTAGTTGATCATGAAGATATTCTTGCGAGGCACAAAAATACTTGTATGAAATGCTGAACCGGTAAAGCCGGTCACATACGGGCGGTTGGCCCAGAAAGCGATCTGCTCTTCAAGCGAAAGCGTTTCCGGATAAACGATCTCGACACCGTTTGCTTCAAGCCGATCACAGATGACGTCCTCATTGATCAGACGCCTGACACCAGCCCCGAGTTTCGACTTTGAGATATAAGCCGGACGCAAATCAGGTTTATCCATCAAATGCCCAGCAAGCTTTCGTCCGACATCATGGCAGAATGTCGCATAGCGACGATGAGCAAAACTTGCTTCTTCAAAGGCCGCACAAGGAAGAATCAGACGTCTGATTTTCTTTGGTGACGAAAACCGGACAAAATCTTCCATGGAAAGATTCAGGGCACCGAACAGTTTGGGCATAAAACTGTTATGCTCATACCAGAACTCCATGCTCTGATCGGAGTTGAACAGTATTTTGGCATGAGGGAACCGCTCCCGGGCATCAGACCAGAAACGGCTGAATGTCGACAGAAGAAAGTGCCCGAAATGCGGATGGATAGAACCGCAATAGATATAGACGTCATCAGGAGCATACTCCTTGATGTCGTCGTAACGATAGCCCATCGTCAGCGATGGAGCCACATCCTCGATCCTTGGCCCCCGGAAATAGGAAGCCTGAAAGATACGTTTACGGCTCGGGTCAAATATTCCGCTTGGTGAATTCGGGTCCTGCTCCGGCACATAAACGACATCACACAAATCAAATAAGGCAGGTTCTGACTCCAGAATAACCGTCTCGCCATAAACCGTATCTGTTTTGCAGATTGACGACATCTAAAATTCCAGTTCGTATTTATAAAACATTCATTATCTCATGGGCCGCCAATACGACTTTCCTCGTATTCCGCTGCCCCAAGAACAAGCCTCATCAGAATATCCTGATGAGATAAAAATTCTACTTAGATAATCTGAAAAACCCATCAATACTCGACAGGCAACACATCGTCAGCGCTGAAACCAGCCGCCGAGACCGGCTTCAGGCAAAGCGGCAGACATAAAAAAAGCCGACCTATAAGGTCGGCTTTCTCGTTTCGGCTCCCGAAGGGATCAGGCAGATTTTGCCATGATCTCTTCAGCCACATTACGCGGCACCGGATCGTAGTGATGGAACTGCATCGTGAAGGAAGCACGGCCCTTTGTCATCGAACGCAGGTGCGAGATGTAGCCGAACATTTCCTTCAGCGGCACCTGTGCACGAACCATAACGGTCGAGCCCGATGTCTCCTGACTCTGGATCATGCCACGACGACGGTTAAGATCGCCCACCACGTCACCAACATGGTCATTCGGCGTCGTGACTTCCACGTCCATGATCGGTTCAAGGATCACCGGACCTGCATTCTTCATACCTTCACGGAAGCAGGCCTTTGCCGCGATTTCGAACGCCAGAGCGGACGAGTCAACGTCATGGTACTTACCGTCAAGCAGGGTGAACTTGAAATCCACGGTCGGGAAGCCAGCCAGCACGCCGCTGGTGGACTGAACGCGGATACCCTTTTCGACAGCCGGAATGTATTCCTTCGGAACCGTTCCGCCAACGACCTTGTTCTCGAACTCGATCTCGCCTTCATGCGGAGCGAACTCGATCTTCACTTCAGCGTACTGACCCGAACCACCGGACTGCTTCTTGTGGGTGTAGGTCTCGGTGTGCGCCTTCGTGATCGTCTCACGGTAGGCAACCTGCGGTGCGCCAACGTTGGCTTCAACGCCGTATTCACGACGCAGACGGTCAACAATGATGTCGAGATGCAGTTCGCCCATGCCGGACAGAATGGTCTGACCTGTTTCCTGATCGGTCTTCAGACGCAGGGAGGGGTCTTCCGCGGCCAGCTTCTGCAGGGCCAGCGTCATCTTCTCGACGGCGTCCTTTGTCTTCGGCTCGACGGAGATGTCGATAACCGGAACAGGGAAGCTCATACGCTCCAGAACAACCGGATCAGCGCCATCTGCCAGCGTGTCACCCGTCTGTGTGTCCTTCAGACCCACGAAAGCGGCAATGTCACCGGCATGCACTTCGGACAGTTCTTCGCGCTTGTCGGCATGCATCTGATAGATACGGCCGATACGCTCCTTGTGACCCTTGGTCGTGTTCAGAATGGTGTCACCGGTCTTCAGCACGCCGCGATAGACGCGGACGAAGGTCAGTGTGCCATACTTGTCGTTGATGATCTTGAACGCCAGACCAGCGAACTTGCCGTTCGGGTCAACCGGAATGATCGGCAGGTTCTTGGAATCGGTCTCTTCCTCACCTTCCGGCGGGGCGCAGCGGATGCCTTCCACGTCGTCAGGAGCCGGCAGGTAGTCGATGACGGCGTCGAGCAGCGGCTGAACGCCCTTGTTCTTGAAGGCTGTGCCACACAGAACCGGACGGAAGTCGCCGGAAATCGTGCCCCTCTTGATGCACTTCTTCAGGGTCTCGACGGAAACGTCACCCTTCTCGAAATACTCTTCCATGGCGTCGTTATCGACGGCCAGAGCGGTATCAAGCAGGTTCTGACGGGCTTCTTCAGCCTTTTCCTTCAGATCAGCCGGGATTTCTTCATCATGGAACTTCGCGCCGAGTTCGCCGCCTTCCCAGACGATGGCCTTCATCTCGACGAGATCGACGACACCGATGAAGTTATCTTCTGTGCCGATCGGCAACTGCAGCGGGATGGCGACGATGTCCAGCTTCTCTTTCAGCGTGCTGAAAGCATAGTAGAAGTCGGCGCCCGTGCGGTCAAGCTTGTTGATGAAGATGATGCGGGGAACGTTGTAGCGGTCAGCAAGACGCCAGTTGGTCTCGGACTGCGGCTGCACGCCAGCCACACCTTCAATGATGAAGATCGCGCCATCGAGCACGCGGAGCGAACGGTTCACTTCGATGTTGAAGTCGATGTGGCCCGGAGTGTCGATGATGTTGATGCGGTGGTTGTCCCACTCACAGGTCACGGCGGCGGAGGTGATGGTGATGCCGCGCTCACGCTCCTGAGCCATGTAATCGGTCGTGGTGTTGCCCTCGTGGACCTCACCGATCTTATGGGACACGCCCGTGTAGTACAGAATACGCTCTGTCGTCGTGGTCTTACCCGCGTCAATATGCGCGGTGATCCCGATATTACGGATTTTCGAGAGTTCGGACTGGGCTGACACGGGGCTTCTCCGGGAAACGGCTGAACCAGAAATTCAGAGGAAAGCGAAAACACACAGGGCGCGACAGGAGAAAATCTCCCCGCGCCCTCGACCCTTTCGAACACGATCCGTGCTCTTGACGGGCTGTGTGATCACGCGGTCCCCGCTGATGCGGGGGCGATCAGAAACGCCGGCCACAAACAGGGCCGGCAAACAGTCAGGCTGCGGCCTGCTTCTTGCTCTGAACGCGCAGAATGCGACGCTTGATCACCTGAGCTTCGGTGGTCAGGTTACGATTCGGCGTATCGAGCAGGTAGGAGTCGAGCCCACCATTATGTTCGATGGTGCGCAGGCCGCGCGTGCTCACACGCATGGACACCGGCGCGCCGAGAATGTCGGAAAGAACCGACACTTCCTGCAGGTTCGGCAGGAAACGGCGGCGGGACTTGTTATTGGCGTGGCTGACATTGTTGCCCGTCAGCACACCCTTGCCTGTGATCTCGCAACGGCGGGACATCGGTTTATCCTCGGTCAAAAAACAGAACGGGGCCGAGGCGGAGCCCGGCTTTCATCCTTACAATCAGGCGCGGCTTATGACGGAGGCATCGCGTCCCGTCAAGCAAACAGTGGCGGAAAGCCGTCTTTCCGTCACTTTTTCACAGAGCACACCCGCTTTTCTCCACGGTTTCGCGGAGACAGGCTCTGCTCTCAGGCGCTCCCGGCCTTGCGCGCTTTTTCAGCCTCTTCCAGCTCGCCCGCACGCACGCTCTGCACGGCGCTGTCCAGAATACGCAGAATCGTCTCCCGATCCATCGTCCGGGACAGAAGACCCAGCGAGCCGCCCAGCAACGCCGATGCGACAGCCAGAGGCGCATGATTCTCTTCCAGAAGATGATCAATCGCGTGCTCGATGACCATCGCGCACTTGGTCAGCTCTTCCGATACCTGCTCCATCTGCCCGCTGTCCTGAGGACTGGTCTCCGCCATGTTCATTCTCCCATGCTGCTCCGGCTTCAGGCCGGAGTGTGATTGTTTCTGTCAGTACAACAGTTACCCGTGAACAGGAGCCGATGCCGCCAGACCGGAGTCCGGCGCAACCTCCTGCCCTGCGTCCTGCGCCGCCCACATGGCGGCATACAGACCGCCACGAGCGATCAGGTCCGCGTGACACCCCCGCTCCTGCACAAGCCCGTCACCCAGAACCAGTATTTCGTCTGCTTCGACGATCGTTGAAAGACGGTGCGCGATCACGACTGTAGTACGTTCTGCGGAAACAGCCCGCAAAGCCGACTGGATCTCCCGCTCGGTATGTGTATCGAGGGCGCTCGTCGCCTCATCCAGAATCAGAAGGCGCGGGTCTTTCAGGATCGTGCGGGCAATCGCCACGCGCTGTTTCTCGCCGCCGGAGAGCTTCAGCCCTCTCTCGCCCACCCGCGTCCGGTAGCCTTCCGGCAGGGACAGGATGAAGTCATGGATGCGCGCCAGCTTCGCCGCCTGCTCGATCTCGTCCTGCGTGGCGCCAAGGCGTCCGTAGGCGATGTTATAGCCGATCGTGTCGTTGAACAGCACCGTATCCTGCGGCACCACGCCAATCGCTTCCCGCAGATCAGCCTGCCGGTAATCGCGGACATCATGTCCATCGATCATCACCTGCCCGGACCATGTGTCATAAAACCTGAACAGCAGGCGGCTGATGGTGGATTTTCCGGCCCCTGTCGGACCCACGATCGCAATCAGACCACCCGGCGGCACGGAAAAGCTGACGCCATGCAAGATTTCACGATCCTTGCGATACCCGAAATGCACATCCTGAAAGGCGACGCTGACGGGCGGCGCCTCCTTCAGATGAGCCGGCAGCGGGAGTGGATGCGGAGGATCAGCCACCTCCACCGTCTCATCCAACAGGCCCAGCATATGTTCGAGATCAACCAACGACGTGCGAATGGACGAATAGATCGAGCCAAGGAAATTCAGCGGCGCATAAAGCTGCAACAGATAAGTGTTGATCAGCACGAACTGGCCGACCGTCAGACGCCCCGCCGCCACATCGTGTCCGGCCAGCAGCATCACCAGCGCAAGCGCCAGAGAGATGATCGCCACCTGCCCGAAATTCAGGATGCTGAGAGAATACTGGGTGTGGACGGCGGCCTTCGCGTAGCGGGTCTGGGCATCGCCGTAGCGTTTCGCCTCGTGCGCCTCATTGCCGAAATACTTGACCGTCTCATAGTTCAGCAGGCTGTCCAGAGCCTTGCCGGTCGCCTCGCTGTTGATGTCGTTCATCCGACGACGGATGCCGATTCGCCATGAGGTGAACGAAAACGTGAAAACCACGTAGCCAATCACCGCCCCCAGAACGAGCCCGGCGTAACGCCAGTCGAACACCTCCCAGATCAGACCGATGACCAGAATGGCTTCGAGCAGGGTCGGCAGGATCACCAGCCCCATCCTGAGGAGAGTCTCGACGCCCTCCGTGCCGCGTTCGATGGCGCGGGTGACGCCTCCGGTGCGGCGGTCAAGATGAAAACGCAGCGACAGATCATGCATGTGCATGAAAC harbors:
- a CDS encoding nitroreductase family protein, with protein sequence MNKHAHIALESLLSRSSTDALTKPAPKGEELETILSAVMRAPDHGKLRPWRLVVVKGDARVKLAERIVESMKRLHAEPDPKKLEKRYNRFSTMPMTIVLGMHLRPDDKIPLLEQELAVGAAGMNLLNALHAAGYGAVWVSGDVAYDPVLAEELGLPAPHALAGFFFVGTPEKKDHETKRRPVAPYVAEWTGEPVSFDADKD
- the ubiM gene encoding 5-demethoxyubiquinol-8 5-hydroxylase UbiM, producing the protein MTPDHDVTIIGGGPVGLAAALALDAAGLSVAVLERAPDAAWAEPAFDGREIALTYHARALLERLGAWRHIPETVICPLNEARIETGRGNHPLIFEADRPAGTKEAPLGWLVSNNMIRRALHAEASGQSGITLLPDVSVETVRQDTMTAVVHCQGAQPRRLRTRLVIAADGRFSPTRRRAGIGAVIHDFERMMMVCRMAHDLPHHNVALQWFAEGQTIALLPVNGHASSLVLTLPPADIQRLMHTGQDAFNAEIMERVGNRLGAMRLVSTRHAYPLKCVYAHRFTARRLALLGDAAVGMHPITAHGFNLGLRGAEVLASEVEAAFSHGQDIGSAAVLRRFEKKHRAATMPLFAATNGIATLYTHDAAPFRLLRSLGLRVADALPPLKSAVTGMLMDRSPAA
- the flgF gene encoding flagellar basal-body rod protein FlgF, whose translation is MDNTTYIALSRMDAEQRAMSVLANNIANGSTAGFKSGHVQFADYLSKLKGGSHAPGENPEVYVQDRATYRDFTQGALQQTGNALDIAITGEGFFSVMTPQGVRLTRNGRFQRLSDGSVTDAAGHALLDRTGQPIMLRPQDRTISISSDGTLSTENGVAAEIGLVRVASNYDLHGEGNELFRAGTPTTQMDVKELRQGMLEGSNVNMMTETTNLIELQRDFQITANLVENEATRRQNAIDKITQTQS
- the flgG gene encoding flagellar basal-body rod protein FlgG; amino-acid sequence: MRSLDIAGTGMQAQQTNVEVIANNIANMTTTGFKRRRPEFQDLIYQDIRRVGTMSSDSGTLVPAGAQVGLGVRTAGIYRINVQGTLEQTNNSLDLAIEGPGYFQVTLPSGEYAYTRDGTFSLSDTGQIVTADGYPVSPGITVPNNAQTVTIDQTGQVQVTVSGQTQSTVVGQLQMATFQNENGLAAMGQNLFTETQSSGNAITGTGQSVGFGDIRQGYVEESNVNVVTEITDLITAQRAYEMNSKVITASDQMLQTLTGLK
- the flgA gene encoding flagellar basal body P-ring formation chaperone FlgA, with protein sequence MRRIVHRFFAACIVGGCLNAPPSDAASLRRTSVLHHSQVRLSDLFNGIAPDQDCDLGPAPLPGQSLTISAPQLQAIAQQYGIDWPDISDLAQATLTRASHTVSRDDIMPLIVNGLKARGVPDNAAIDISSFSGPVVAAELANNPQLSNIVYDASHGRFSAFFSITSDSDTQSFRADGTVSSRVQVVTARTDLPAGQIIGQADIEVAEVDSRSMPARAIQEPADILGQSTRQSIRAHTPLTSDMTSRVNLIEKGAPIILDVSSSGLHLTASGVALDSGAQGERIHALNPISRMIVVGQIIDRTRIEVTPGTAPTPADPRDLRSAGVKVPKNI
- the flgH gene encoding flagellar basal body L-ring protein FlgH codes for the protein MKRSLLLLSLLNLSACNGGIGSLSEIGHPPAMTRTQDPTRDTAYRPVTMPMPPLQPPPVEVASLWRPGSRAFFKDQRAAQVGDLVTVIVDITDNATMVDNTSASGGGNESMGIPSLFGFHGKAISHITSSSALSTSSSNSNTATGRISRNETVTVRVAGTITQVLPNGNFVVVGRQEVRVNSELRELQVTGVVRPQDITADNTVTHDRMAEARISYGGRGQLTILQTPRYGQQLLDAVAPF
- a CDS encoding glycosyltransferase 61 family protein, which encodes MSSICKTDTVYGETVILESEPALFDLCDVVYVPEQDPNSPSGIFDPSRKRIFQASYFRGPRIEDVAPSLTMGYRYDDIKEYAPDDVYIYCGSIHPHFGHFLLSTFSRFWSDARERFPHAKILFNSDQSMEFWYEHNSFMPKLFGALNLSMEDFVRFSSPKKIRRLILPCAAFEEASFAHRRYATFCHDVGRKLAGHLMDKPDLRPAYISKSKLGAGVRRLINEDVICDRLEANGVEIVYPETLSLEEQIAFWANRPYVTGFTGSAFHTSIFVPRKNIFMINYNMSIYSNFTLIDRVNNAQADYYGVPDNGIVDIDPEKNPGQTHGFSAVCIASDPVGIADGILRIFDYKMRADRSRAHGHVVVGAFQWQKQNEENEADATALRNVAIDKETRQSSLHPWIPDQKPNATSGILTGTFQFHTDVEQNPWWEVDLGEPCRIKSIRLYNRCDSASERCSRLRIEVGMDESSMKTILEKQDARIIGGVDGMPLEWQASEPLVGRVVRITSLVNDYFHLDQVEVLGWPVSED
- the fusA gene encoding elongation factor G — translated: MSAQSELSKIRNIGITAHIDAGKTTTTERILYYTGVSHKIGEVHEGNTTTDYMAQERERGITITSAAVTCEWDNHRINIIDTPGHIDFNIEVNRSLRVLDGAIFIIEGVAGVQPQSETNWRLADRYNVPRIIFINKLDRTGADFYYAFSTLKEKLDIVAIPLQLPIGTEDNFIGVVDLVEMKAIVWEGGELGAKFHDEEIPADLKEKAEEARQNLLDTALAVDNDAMEEYFEKGDVSVETLKKCIKRGTISGDFRPVLCGTAFKNKGVQPLLDAVIDYLPAPDDVEGIRCAPPEGEEETDSKNLPIIPVDPNGKFAGLAFKIINDKYGTLTFVRVYRGVLKTGDTILNTTKGHKERIGRIYQMHADKREELSEVHAGDIAAFVGLKDTQTGDTLADGADPVVLERMSFPVPVIDISVEPKTKDAVEKMTLALQKLAAEDPSLRLKTDQETGQTILSGMGELHLDIIVDRLRREYGVEANVGAPQVAYRETITKAHTETYTHKKQSGGSGQYAEVKIEFAPHEGEIEFENKVVGGTVPKEYIPAVEKGIRVQSTSGVLAGFPTVDFKFTLLDGKYHDVDSSALAFEIAAKACFREGMKNAGPVILEPIMDVEVTTPNDHVGDVVGDLNRRRGMIQSQETSGSTVMVRAQVPLKEMFGYISHLRSMTKGRASFTMQFHHYDPVPRNVAEEIMAKSA